The Impatiens glandulifera chromosome 3, dImpGla2.1, whole genome shotgun sequence genome contains a region encoding:
- the LOC124928649 gene encoding serine/threonine-protein kinase BLUS1, producing the protein MEKKMYPIGPENYMLYEEVGQGVSASVFRALCLPLNEVVAIKILDFERDNCDLNNIFREAQTMILVDHPNVLKSNCSFVSDHNLWVVMPYMAGGSCLHILKAAYPDGFEEVVIATVLREVLKGLEYLHHHGHIHRDVKAGNVLIDSRGAIKLGDFGVSACLFDSGDRQRTRNTFVGTPCWMAPEVMEQLHGYDFKADIWSFGITALELAHGHAPFSKYPPMKVLLMTLQNAPPGLDLERDKKFSKSFKQMIASCLVKDQSKRPSAKKLLKHSFFKQARSNDYILRTLFEGLPALGDRIKAIKMKEEDMLAKKKIPDGQKEEMSQNEYKRGISGWNFNVEDVKAQASLILDDDIVSEASTNPQSGLDHEKKFQQQLSSISYSSQEENDQLQTQPPSVLSIGTLSKGDKSENETSIVSSSIEHHISRNSSPRTVDSVENVLTGKPGIDTINGRNWDMSTLAHRRRAGSMGSIMLPDFKDESERPQNHSMDMSSCNGLGAGDDMHPESLSRGSKTSANSDELDEKAKPVIQQKGRFKVTSESIDVEKASTSTMLPKSHSMQVIAQSPYLPLPSPSGTIFSNHLPVNNTPFPLLHSLLQTNILQQEQILTLMKRMTCGEHSGEGGFQAEKSIFCQLEASHEREKELLNEISDLQWKLSCVKEELLKYKTENGQV; encoded by the exons ATGGAGAAAAAGATGTACCCAATTGGCCCTGAAAACTACATGCTTTACGAGGAGGTAGGACAGGGCGTAAGTGCTTCGGTGTTTCGCGCTCTTTGCCTTCCCCTTAATGAAGTTGTCGCCATTAAAATTCTCGACTTTGAACGTGACAACTGTGATCTG AATAACATATTTCGTGAAGCACAGACAATGATTTTGGTTGACCATCCTAATGTTCTTAAATCTAATTGCTCGTTTGTGAGTGATCACAATTTGTGGGTGGTCATGCCTTACATGGCTGGCGGTTCATGCCTTCACATTTTGAAGGCTGCATATCCAGATGGTTTTGAGGAGGTAGTTATTGCAACTGTATTGCGTGAGGTGTTAAAGGGATTAGAATATCTTCATCATCATGGCCACATTCATCGTGATGTTAAG GCTGGAAATGTTCTTATTGATTCTCGTGGTGCAATTAAGCTTGGAGATTTTGGTGTATCCGCATGTTTGTTTGATTCAGGAGACCGACAAAGGACGAGGAACACATTTGTTGGAACTCCTTGCTG GATGGCTCCCGAGGTTATGGAACAATTGCATGGTTACGACTTCAA GGCTGATATCTGGTCCTTTGGGATAACTGCTTTGGAGCTTGCCCATGGACATGCACCTTTTTCAAAGTACCCTCCAATGAAG GTGCTGCTTATGACACTGCAAAATGCACCTCCTGGCCTTGATTTAGAGAGAGATAAGAAATTTTCAAAG TCCTTTAAGCAAATGATTGCTAGCTGCTTAGTGAAAGACCAATCAAAACGTCCTTCTGCAAAGAAGTTACTAAAGCATTCATTTTTCAAGCAAGCAAGGTCAAATGATTATATACTACGGACACTTTTTGAAGGCCTTCCCGCTCTTGGTGACCGTATTAAGGCTATAAAA ATGAAAGAAGAAGACATGCTAGCAAAAAAGAAAATTCCAGATGGACAGAAGGAAGAAATGTCGCAG AACGAGTATAAACGAGGAATAAGTGGCTGGAACTTTAATGTTGAAGATGTGAAGGCTCAAGCTTCTTTG ATCCTAGATGATGATATTGTATCTGAAGCAAGCACAAATCCGCAGTCTGGGCTTGATCATGAAAAGAAGTTTCAGCAGCAGTTGTCTTCAATTAGCTACTCTTCTCAG GAAGAAAATGATCAATTGCAAACTCAACCTCCCTCAGTTCTCTCAATTGGTACTCT GAGTAAAGGTGACAAATCTGAGAATGAAACAAGCATTGTGAGCTCAAGCATTGAGCATCATATCTCACGAAATTCTTCCCCTCGTACAGTGGATAGCGTAGAAAATGTTCTAACTGGAAAACCTGGGATAGATACTATTAATGGAAGAAATTGGGATATGTCTACACTAGCTCATCGAAGAAGGGCGGGTTCAATGGGAAGCATTATGTTGCCTGATTTCAAAGATGAGAG TGAGAGGCCACAAAATCATTCGATGGACATGTCAAGCTGTAATGGACTTGGGGCTGGGGATGATATGCATCCTGAATCTCTTAGCAGAGGCTCGAAAACATCAG CAAACAGTGACGAACTTGATGAGAAAGCCAAACCGGTCATACAGCAAAAGGGACGGTTTAAAGTTACATCTGAAAGCATTGACGTGGAAAAA GCGTCCACTTCTACAATGTTGCCCAAGAGCCACAGCATGCAG GTCATTGCACAGAGCCCTTACCTTCCTCTTCCCTCGCCATCAGGAACCATTTTCTCAAATCATCTTCCTGTCAATAACACTCCTTTCCCTCTACTGCACTCActtttacaaacaaatattcTTCAACAG GAGCAAATCCTAACCCTGATGAAGCGCATGACATGTGGTGAACATTCAG GTGAAGGAGGATTCCAGGCAGAAAAATCAATT TTTTGTCAGTTAGAGGCATCTCATGAGAGGGAGAAAGAACTACTAAATGAAATAAGTGATCTGCAATGGAA GCTTTCTTGTGTTAAAGAGGAGCTTCTGAAATATAAAACAGAAAACGGGCAG GTATGA
- the LOC124928618 gene encoding putative receptor-like protein kinase At3g47110, whose translation MIFCLNNAPFFLLLLLLPSVYATSLLRHGNETDQLALLDFKNKIISDPLKIMDSWNQSIHFCNWFGVTCSPSNGRIITLKLSTQNLVGTITPSIGNLSFLSGLDLRNNSFNGEIPQEIGRLTRLQSLNLTNNNLGGKIPTNLTNCRELKILALEMNELVGEIPFELSLLSTKLLVMGLGRNYLTGRIPSWIGNFSSLIRISLALNNFHGSIPQELGKLSKLEFFQLYGNQLTGMIPSSIYNISTIYYFSVTQNHLHGNLPHDVSFKFPNLKVFAGGVNSFTGKIPSSLQNSSALQVLDFAENLITGNIPIGLGRLQNLYRLNFDDNKLGTDLEFLASLVNCSSLEVLGLGGNMFGGSLPSFITNQSNKLQRLTLGSNLLSGNIPDGIGNLFNLNLLGLEGNQFNGTIPYDLGKLRNLAGLHLNYNRFSMSIPSSLGNLTKLTRLFMEENLLEGNIPLSLGKCIDLQVLNLSSNYLGGSIPKEIVGLSSLSISLSLANNLLTGSLPFEVGKLINLKELHISGNKISGEIPISLGSSISLERILMNNNLFEGKIPQSIQNLRGLIQLDLSHNSLSGEIPRFLEEIRALESLDLSYNDLNGEVPTRGLFLNSSRITLVGNDNLCGGISSLLLPACPVKKDNSSRNFFSRRTIVIVVVVVVLSAALFSGIIFCILKRTKKTTLNSSSEENVGISYQELLRSTNGFSTDNLIGSGSFGPVYKGSLPNDGTVVAVKVINLQQNGATKTFIDECEALKSIKHRNLLKLLTVCSSVDHQGNEFKALVYDYMFNGNLDEWLHSKDQNKRLNMKQRLEISMDVAHALEYLHFYCETPIVHRDLKPSNVLLDQDMTAHVGDFGLASFVLEESKNLSVSEGLKGSIGYIAPECGLRVNVSTFEDVYSYGILLLEMFTGKRPTDELFKDGLDIHSFVAMALPEKVMNVIDPSLLLEEKIDMDNARVMEERLVAVINIGLSCSNSLPRGRMDMKIVTNKLHDIIDSFNKFHNTTKVS comes from the exons ATGATTTTCTGTCTCAACAATGCACctttcttcctcctcctccttcttcttccttcAGTATATGCAACATCATTACTCAGACATGGAAATGAAACAGATCAGCTTGCTCTTCTTGATTTCAAGAACAAAATCATTTCAGACCCTCTTAAGATCATGGATTCCTGGAATCAATCCATTCATTTCTGCAACTGGTTTGGTGTAACTTGCAGCCCATCCAACGGTAGAATCATTACCCTCAAATTATCTACTCAAAATCTAGTCGGCACCATCACACCTTCCATAGGCAACCTTTCCTTTCTATCTGGCCTCGATCTCAGGAACAACAGCTTCAATGGCGAAATCCCACAAGAAATCGGTCGCCTAACAAGGTTACAGTCTCTTAACTTGACAAATAACAATCTTGGCGGGAAAATTCCAACCAACTTAACTAACTGCAGAGAACTCAAGATCCTTGCTTTAGAAATGAATGAACTTGTCGGTGAGATCCCATTTGAGTTAAGCTTACTCTCAACAAAGCTTCTGGTTATGGGTCTTGGACGTAATTACTTAACAGGGAGAATCCCATCTTGGATTGGGAATTTTTCATCTCTTATTCGAATCTCACTTGCCCTGAATAATTTCCATGGAAGCATACCACAAGAGCTTGGAAAACTCTCAAAGTTAGAGTTTTTTCAATTATATGGAAATCAATTGACAGGCATGATCCCTTCATCAATATACAATATTTCCACCATATATTACTTCTCTGTCACTCAGAATCATCTCCATGGAAATCTTCCTCATGATGTCAGCTTCAAGTTTCCAAATCTTAAGGTTTTTGCTGGGGGTGTCAACAGCTTCACAGGGAAGATCCCATCTTCATTGCAGAATTCATCAGCCCTTCAGGTACTTGATTTTGCTGAAAATCTTATTACTGGAAACATACCAATTGGCTTAGGAAGATTGCAGAATTTGTATAGGTTAAACTTCGATGACAACAAGCTTGGAACCGATCTAGAGTTTTTGGCTTCCTTAGTCAACTGTTCATCCTTGGAAGTTCTTGGTTTGGGTGGTAACATGTTTGGAGGATCTTTGCCTAGTTTCATAaccaatcaatcaaacaaactaCAAAGACTTACACTTGGTTCAAATCTATTAAGTGGGAATATACCTGATGGAATTGGAAACCTATTTAACTTAAACCTCCTTGGCTTGGAAGGTAACCAATTTAATGGAACAATCCCATATGATTTGGGAAAACTTCGAAACTTAGCGGGTTTGCATTTAAACTACAATAGATTTTCGATGTCAATTCCATCTTCACTTGGGAACCTAACAAAACTAACCAGATTGTTTATGGAGGAGAATTTGCTAGAAGGAAACATACCTTTAAGCCTGGGAAAGTGTATTGATTTGCAGGTATTGAACTTAAGTAGTAATTATCTTGGTGGAAGCATACCCAAAGAAATAGTGGGTTTATCTTCACTTTCGATATCTTTATCGTTAGCCAATAATTTGTTGACCGGGTCTCTACCATTTGAAGTGGGTAAGTTGATAAATCTTAAGGAGCTTCATATTTCAGGTAATAAGATATCAGGGGAAATTCCTATCAGCCTTGGTAGTAGTATTAGCTTGGAGAGGATACTAATGAATAATAATCTATTTGAAGGAAAGATTCCTCAATCTATACAAAATTTGAGAGGATTAATTCAGTTAGATCTTTCTCACAATAGCCTGTCAGGGGAGATCCCACGGTTTCTCGAAGAAATAAGAGCACTCGAGAGTCTTGATCTCTCGTATAATGATCTGAATGGTGAAGTTCCAACTCGAGGACTATTTTTGAACTCCAGCCGAATTACTCTAGTTGGAAATGATAATCTATGTGGGGGAATCTCAAGCTTACTTTTGCCTGCTTGTCCTGTTAAGAAGGATAATTCTTCAAGAAACTTTTTCAGTCGTAGGACTATCGTTATTGTAGTTGTCGTCGTAGTTTTGTCTGCTGCGTTGTTTTCTGGGATTATATTTTGCATATTGAAGAGAACTAAGAAAACAACCTTAAATTCCTCCTCTGAGGAGAATGTGGGTATTTCTTACCAAGAACTTTTAAGATCAACAAATGGCTTTTCTACCGATAACTTAATAGGTTCGGGTAGTTTTGGTCCTGTTTACAAAGGATCCTTACCAAATGATGGAACTGTTGTAGCTGTTAAAGTAATAAACTTACAACAAAATGGAGCTACCAAGACCTTCATAGATGAATGTGAAGCTTTGAAAAGCATTAAGCATCGCAATTTACTGAAGCTGTTAACTGTTTGTTCTAGTGTGGATCATCAAGGTAATGAATTTAAGGCTCTAGTCTACGATTATATGTTTAATGGGAACTTAGATGAATGGCTGCATTCAAAAGATCAGAATAAGAGATTAAACATGAAGCAGAGATTAGAAATATCGATGGATGTAGCTCATGCACTTGAATATCTGCATTTTTATTGCGAAACACCTATTGTTCATCGTGATTTAAAACCTAGCAATGTATTGTTAGACCAAGACATGACTGCTCATGTTGGTGACTTTGGTTTGGCTAGCTTTGTCTTGGAAGAATCTAAAAACCTTAGTGTTTCAGAGGGCCTAAAGGGTTCAATTGGATACATTGCTCCAG AATGTGGGCTGAGAGTAAATGTTTCAACCTTTGAAGATGTTTACAGTTATGGGATACTCTTGCTGGAAATGTTTACTGGAAAGAGACCAACCGACGAATTGTTCAAGGATGGACTCGACATCCATAGTTTTGTGGCCATGGCATTGCCCGAGAAAGTGATGAATGTAATTGATCCATCTTTGCTATTAGAGGAGAAGATTGACATGGACAATGCTCGTGTGATGGAAGAAAGATTGGTCGCGGTAATAAATATTGGACTTTCGTGTTCGAATTCATTACCGAGGGGAAGGATGGATATGAAAATTGTCACAAACAAACTCCATGACATCATTGATTcatttaacaagtttcataataCAACAAAAGTCTCATAA
- the LOC124932021 gene encoding uncharacterized protein LOC124932021 isoform X1 yields MASTVTASTSSLSSLFTKLSTKPTSKLSLCYRVKASSTSMATPSVGAAAVTVVPAIIVGGGRVGRALQDLGNGNDLLVKRGEPVPQDFPGPILVCTRNDDLESVLQSTPPSRWNDLVFFQNGMLEPWFQTKGLGDADQVLAYFAISKLGETPIDGKTDTNPEGLTASYGKWASAVAARLNSGGLSCKVLDKEAFEKQMLEKLIWISAFMLVGARHPGATVGVVEKEFRSEVCSLIAELASAAAAEKGVTFDDRMDERLCAYSRAVAHFPTAVKEFKWRNGWFYSLSEKAIAEGKPDPSPLHTAWLKEIKVV; encoded by the exons ATGGCGAGCACTGTAACGGCCTCCACCTCTTCTCTGTCTTCTCTCTTCACCAAACTCTCAACAAAACCCACTTCAAAACTCAGCCTTTGCTACAGGGTTAAAGCTTCATCAACTTCTATGGCTACTCCATCTGTCGGGGCAGCCGCCGTCACGGTCGTTCCAGCTATTATAGTCGGCGGCGGACGTGTCGGTCGGGCTTTGCAGGATTTGGGTAATGGTAATGATTTGCTGGTGAAAAGAGGCGAGCCTGTGCCGCAAGATTTCCCTGGTCCCATCTTGGTCTGTACTAGAAATGACGATCTTGAATCTGTTCTTCAGTCCACTCCTCCTTCTCGATGGAACG ATTTGGTTTTTTTCCAGAACGGAATGCTGGAACCATGGTTTCAAACTAAAGGCCTTGGAGATGCAGACCAAGTTCTTGCATACTTTGCCATATCCAAACTTGGAGAAACTCCCATTGATGGGAAAACAGATACAAATCCCGAGGGCTTGACAGCATCTTACGGTAAATGGGCGTCAGCTGTTGCGGCTAGACTCAATTCTGGAGGCCTTTCTTGCAAG GTTCTTGACAAAGAAGCTTTCGAGAAGCAAATGTTAGAGAAGCTAATTTGGATATCAGCATTTATGCTTGTTGGAGCTCGGCATCCAGGAGCAACTGTGGGTGTTGTTGAGAAGGAATTCCGATCTGAG GTTTGTAGTCTCATTGCAGAGCTGGCATCAGCTGCTGCGGCTGAGAAAGGTGTAACCTTTGACGATCGAATGGACGAGCGTTTATGTGCATATTCACGAGCGGTGGCTCATTTCCCAACTGCTGTCAAAGAG TTCAAATGGAGAAATGGTTGGTTTTATTCACTTTCTGAGAAGGCAATAGCTGAAGGGAAGCCTGATCCATCTCCATTACACACAGCTTGGCTCAAAGAGATTAAGGTAGTATGA
- the LOC124932021 gene encoding uncharacterized protein LOC124932021 isoform X2 yields MTILNLFFSPLLLLDGTNGMLEPWFQTKGLGDADQVLAYFAISKLGETPIDGKTDTNPEGLTASYGKWASAVAARLNSGGLSCKVLDKEAFEKQMLEKLIWISAFMLVGARHPGATVGVVEKEFRSEVCSLIAELASAAAAEKGVTFDDRMDERLCAYSRAVAHFPTAVKEFKWRNGWFYSLSEKAIAEGKPDPSPLHTAWLKEIKVV; encoded by the exons ATGACGATCTTGAATCTGTTCTTCAGTCCACTCCTCCTTCTCGATGGAACG AACGGAATGCTGGAACCATGGTTTCAAACTAAAGGCCTTGGAGATGCAGACCAAGTTCTTGCATACTTTGCCATATCCAAACTTGGAGAAACTCCCATTGATGGGAAAACAGATACAAATCCCGAGGGCTTGACAGCATCTTACGGTAAATGGGCGTCAGCTGTTGCGGCTAGACTCAATTCTGGAGGCCTTTCTTGCAAG GTTCTTGACAAAGAAGCTTTCGAGAAGCAAATGTTAGAGAAGCTAATTTGGATATCAGCATTTATGCTTGTTGGAGCTCGGCATCCAGGAGCAACTGTGGGTGTTGTTGAGAAGGAATTCCGATCTGAG GTTTGTAGTCTCATTGCAGAGCTGGCATCAGCTGCTGCGGCTGAGAAAGGTGTAACCTTTGACGATCGAATGGACGAGCGTTTATGTGCATATTCACGAGCGGTGGCTCATTTCCCAACTGCTGTCAAAGAG TTCAAATGGAGAAATGGTTGGTTTTATTCACTTTCTGAGAAGGCAATAGCTGAAGGGAAGCCTGATCCATCTCCATTACACACAGCTTGGCTCAAAGAGATTAAGGTAGTATGA